The region ACATGGCACGTAAACAAGTTACTCGTAAACGTCGTGTTAAAAAGAATATTGCTACAGGTGTAGCACATATCCACTCGACTTTCAATAATACAATTGTTACGATTACTGATCCTCATGGAAATGCAATCTCATGGTCAAGTGCAGGTGCATTAGGATTCAAAGGTTCTCGTAAATCAACTCCATTTGCTGCTCAAATGGCATCAGAAGCTGCTGCTAAAGCTGCAATGGATCATGGTATGAAGAGTGTAGACGTTACTGTTAAAGGACCTGGTCCTGGTCGTGAAGCTGCTATCCGTGCTTTACAAGCAGCAGGATTAGATGTAACAGCTATCAAAGACGTTACTCCAGTACCTCACAATGGTTGTCGTCCACCAAAACACCCACGTGGTTAATCAGGAAGAAATTTGAAAGTAGTACCCTACTATTAAGCGATCCTGAGGAGGGAAATCGATGTTAGAAATCGAAAAACCAAGAATTGAAGTTGAAGAATACATCAAAGATGAATTCTATGGGAAATTTGTTATTGAGCCTCTTAAACGTGGATATGGTACTACGTTAGGGAATTCCTTACGTCGAGTATTACTATCATCACTTCCTGGAGCTGCAGTAACATCTATCTCTATAGAGGGAGTTCAACATGAATTTACCGCTATCGATGGTGTAGTAGAAGATGTAACACAAATCATTTTAAATTTAAAAAACTTAATCTTATCAATTGATACAGAAGAAGTTAAAGAACTTCGTATTGATGTAGCTCGTGAAGGTGCAGTTACTGCAGCTGATATCGAGTGTGACGAAGAAGTAACTATCATCAATCCTGAATTACACATTGCTACATTATCAGCTACTGGTCGTTTACGTATGACTATGAAAGCTCGTCGTGGTAATGGATATGTAGGTGCTGATGATAACAAAAAGTTACTTGAAAGCGCAGGAGAGATCGCTATCGACTCTATCTACACACCAGTTACACGTGTATCTTATGATGTTGAAAAGACTCGTGTTGGTCAAGATGCATCTTACGATAAATTAACATTAGAAGTTTGGACAAATGGAAGTATTAATCCACAAGAGGCTATCTCTGTAGCATCTAAAATCTTAGTTGAACACTTCAGTATTTTAGTTAACTTAAATGAAGCAGGGCAACTTGCATCATTTATCGTTGAGCGTGAAGATGAAGAGAAAAACAAAGTATTAGAAATGCCAATTGAAGAGTTAGACTTATCAGTTCGCTCTTATAACTGTTTACGTCGTGCTGGAATCAATACAGTAGAAGAATTAGCTCGTCATTCTGAAGAAGATATGATGAAAGTTCGTAACTTAGGTAAAAAATCATTAAAAGAAGTTAAGGATAAACTTGACGAATTAGGATTAAGCTTAGGTTGCACTAAATAGATAATCTATTTTTTATAAATGTTATATTCCATTTTTTCAATGGAAGGAGGAATTTTAAGTGGCTTACAGAAAATTAGGACGTCTTAGTCATCAACGTAAAGCAATGTTACGTGATTTATCAACTGATTTAATTATCAATGAACGTATCGTTACAACTGAGGCTCGCGCTAAAGAATTACGTTCAGTAGTTGAAAAATTAATTACTTTAGGTAAACGCGGAGACTTACATGCTCGTCGTCAAGCAGCTGCATATGTACGTGCAGAAATCGCTAACGATGAAACTGGAGCAACTGCAGTTCAAAAATTATTCTCTGATATCGCACCTCGTTACGCTGAGCGTAATGGTGGATACACTCGTATCTTAAAAGTTGGACCTCGTCGTGGGGATGCAGCTGATATGGTAGTTATCGAGTTAGTATAATTTTAAAAACCTTAAAACTATCTTTGATATGTTTTAAGGTTTTTTTTTGTTTAAAGAAACATACTAATTCTGTACGGTGATTATGATTGTTTTAATGATAATATTAGGATGTTTTTTTAAAAATGAACCGATTTTGTTGGAAAAATGTGTTAGTTTATTCTTTTAATTTACAAGGAAAGATTTATATTTTTTGTAAGTATGATATAATAAAAATGTTGTAAAAAGGAGGCCGACAGTTTGATTAATACAGTAGAAGATTTTACTTTTTTAAATCTGGTATTAGTGGGATTAGATGTTTATTTTGTATGGTTAATTATCTATTATGTTTTAAGATTAATTAAATCAAATGTACGTGCCGTTCAAATTTTAAAGGGTGTCATTTTGATTTATATCATTGACATCATCAGTCAAGTTTTTGATCTCTATACATTAAATTCACTTATAGGGAATGTTATTGACTGGGGCCTACTTGCAATTATAATCGTTTTCCAACCTGAGATTCGTAGTGGTCTTGAACAAATCGGCCGTAATAGCACTTTAAATAGGGAAAAAAATATTTTAGGTGATCGGGACATTGTTAGTATATTAACTAATTCAGTGGAATTTTTAGCTAAACGTCGCATTGGGGCATTAATAGTCATTGAAAGAGGGGTCAAATTAGATGAGTTTATTACCCCATCTACTATTGTTGATGGAGAGATATCTCAAGAACTTTTAACAACTATTTTCGTACCTACTACACCATTACATGATGGAGCTGTTATGATTCGCGATGGTAAATTATACTGTGCCGGAGCTTATTTACCGTCTACAAGACGTGAGGATATAAATAAGGCATTTGGTACACGTCATAGAGCAGCTATTGGAATTAGTGAAATTTCTGATAGTATTACTTTAGTTGTTTCAGAAGAAACAGGAAGATTCTCTATTGCATATAAGGGAGAACTAAAGGTTTATGATCAAGTAGATTTATTCTCAAGGGATTTAAAACAGTATCTAAGTTAGAATGAAATGGTAAGGGCGGTGTCACAATGAAAAACCCATTTTTTAAAAAATCAGCTAAAGCAAACAAAAATCAGAAACCTGACGTTGATTCAAATGAAATTGCTCGTCAGATTGCAATTGAAACAGTAAAAGATACTGAAAAGTTTTTTCAGAAAATTTCTTCGTTCTTCAAGAATATATGGAGATTTTTAACTACTCCTAGTTTGATTTTAGGTATTTTAAAGGTTAATAATCTTGATCATTTTTATGAGAGTTTTTTAAGAAATGAGAAGTTAACTAAAATTTTAGCTTTAATCGTTGCCATTATTGTTGCTGCAAGTACTAGATATGCACCAAGTGTTACTGAAAGGTATTCAGTAGATATTAATAGTTATCCACTTGTTTCATATTATGATAAAGAGCGGATGGTAATTGAAGGACTTCCTGACACTGTTGATGTTACGTTAATAGGGGATAAGAGTCAGGTTGATATTGCTAAAACAAAAGGTAGTTTTGAAATTTATGCAGATTTAACAGATTTACCTCCTGGTACGCATAAAGTTAATTTAGCTTATAGTAAATTAGGGGATAAATTAGATGTTAAAATTGATCCAAGTACAATCGTTGTTACGATTATGGCGTTAACAGAGACTGATAAAAAAGTTCAGGCAGATTTTGTTAATTTAGATCAGATTGATGAAATGTATGTTTTAAGTGAACCTCAATTGGCACTAGATACTGTAAAAATAAAAGGTCCTCAAACAGTAGTTGACCAAGTGGCAAGTGTTAAGGCAATTATTGATGTTTCAGATTTAACAAAATTAGCTGACTATGAAGCTCCTGTTTTTGCTTATGATAAACTAGGTAATAAACTAGATGTAGAAATTAAACCAGACAAGTTATCAGCAACTGTCCAAGTGACAAGTCCGAGTAAAGTAGTACCAGTAGAGGCAATTGTAACTGGGAATGCACCAGATGGGTATAGTGTTAGTGGATTGACTTTAACGCCATCCGAGGTTAAATTATATGGTGAAGCTTCTCAACTTGAAACTTTCGAGAAATTACAAATTCAGGTTGACTTGTATCAATTGGATGAGAATAATGAGTTGATTGTTAAATTAGATAAGCCGGAAAATATTCATAAAATGGATGCCGACACAATTAAAGTAAAGGTGACGTTTGAGGAAACACAAACGAAGGTATTAGAAGATGTTTCAGTAGACTTTAAAAACTTAGATGCTAACTATCGTATTAAAGCAAAAACTTTAGAGGATGCGATGTTAGATGTTACGTTAAAAGGGTCAACGACAAAGTTGAATTCTATATCAAGTGATGATATAAAAATATATATCGATCTTATGGGATATGGTGTTGGTGAATATGAAGTGCCAATTACTATTGAAGCTCCAACTGGTGTGTTAGTTGAGTCTAATAAGTCTAAGGTTCATGTCATAATTACAGAATAAAAGTGAGGTTATTATATATGGGAAAATACTTTGGAACAGATGGAATTCGAGGAGTAGCAAATACTGAGCTAACTCCAGAATTCGCATTAAAATTAGGACGTATTTTAGGACATCATTTAAAGGAAAAAAATACTCGTCCTAAGGTTTTAATCGGGCGCGATACTCGTATTTCTGGTGAATTATTAGAAAGTGCCTTAATTGCAGGTCTAGTGTCATCTGGTGCTGATGTATTAACGCTTGGTGTGATTACCACTCCAGGAGTAGCTTACTTAACAAAAAATTTAGATGTTGATGCGGGAGTTATGATTTCTGCTTCTCATAATCCAGTTCAAGATAATGGAATTAAAATTTTTAGCCATAGTGGATATAAATTAAGTGACCAAGAAGAAGAAGAAATCGAAGCTTTAATTGATTCAAGTGATGAACTACCACGTCCAATTGCTGGTGAAATCGGACGTGTTGAAGATTTCCAAATGGGATCTCAAAAATATGTGAACTTTATTAAAGGAACTGTTGGTCAAAAATTAACGGGATTAAAGATTGTATTAGATTGTGCGAATGGAGCAAGTTCAGCATTAGCACCTCAATTATTTGCTGATTTAGATGCTGATATTGTAACTGTATCATCTAATCCAGATGGAATTAATATTAATCATAATTGTGGTTCAACTCATCCGGAAAACTTAGCAAAAGAAGTCGTGAAGCATGAAGCACATTTAGGATTTGCTTTTGATGGAGACTGTGATCGTTTAATTGCGGTTGATCATAATGGAAACATTATTGATGGTGATTACATTATGTTTATCGTTGGTCGCTATTTAAATGAAAAAGGATTATTAAAACAAGGAACAGTCGTTTCAACTGTTATGAGTAACTTAGGATTCTATAATGCTGTTGAAGCTAATGGATTACATAGTGTCCAAACGAAAGTTGGAGATCGTTATGTTCTAGAGGAAATGTTGAAAAATGATTACAACTTCGGTGGAGAACAATCAGGACATTTAATCTTCTTAGATTATGGAACAACTGGAGATGGAATGTTAAGTGCAGTTCAATTAGCTAAAATTATCGTTGAAAAAGGTCAATCACTTGCTGATTTAGCTAAAGAAATGCCTAAGTATCCTCAGTTATTAAAAAATCTTCGTGTTGAAGATAAAAATGCCATGATGACCAATGAGGCTATTTTAGCTGTGATTGCTGAAGTAGAGGCAGAAATGAATGGTAAAGGCCGCGTCTTAGTTCGTCCTTCAGGAACGGAACCATTAGTTCGTGTTATGGTTGAAGCTGAAACAGAAGAGTTATGTGAAAGCTATGTAGAGCGTATCTTAGCTATTGTAGAAAAAGAATTGAAATAGTAGTTAAAAAGGAGTGATTTATCACTCCTTTTTATGTTTTTTTAGGTATAAATATAAAATAGCATTTTAAAATCATTAGCATATGATATAATGGAAATGTTGCTTTCATAGTGGGAAGGAGGGTAGCAAGGGTAGAAAGAAGATCTATTCATATTAAGCGCCAGAGCTGTGTTTTAGGGTAGGAGCAGCTGACGAGGTGAAGGTTAATCGATTTTTCGGCGGATGCCTTCCGGCTGGATATCTCAGTCGTAGTCTTCAAACAAAACTAAGAGGTAACTCTTACGACAAAATTGAAGAAAAAGATAAATAGAAAGCAGCTCTAACTAAATTATATTAAATAAGGAGTTGTGAATTTTTATGTGTGGAATCGTTGGATATATTGGTGGGCAAGACGTTAAAGATATTTTATTAAATGGGTTAGAAAAATTAGAGTATCGTGGATATGATTCAGCAGGAATTGCAGTTGTGAACGAGGCAGGAGTTCATATTTTTAAAGATAAGGGACGTATTGCACATTTACGTACAGTCGTTGACGAAACAGTTTTATCAACAGTAGGAATTGGGCATACACGTTGGGCAACTCATGGAGCACCAAATCAACGTAATTCTCATCCTCATCAATCAAGCACTGGTCGTTTCACAGTTGTGCATAACGGTGTGATTGAAAATGAATTAGAATTACGTAAAGAGTATTTACCAAACTACAACTTTATTTCAGATACTGATACTGAAGTGATTGTTGCCTTAATCGAAAAATTTGTTTTAGAAAAAGAAGATGTTGAGTTAGCGATTCGCCACGTGATGAGTATTTTACACGGATCTTACGCTTTAGGAGTCATCGATGCACAGAATCCTGAAGTATTATATGCTGCTAAAAACAAGTCGCCAATGTTAATTGGGCTTGGTGAAGGATTCAATATGATTGGATCTGATGCAATGGCAATGTTACAGTGTACAAATCAATTCGTTGAAATTGAAGATGAAGAATTTATTAAATTAACTCGTGAAGAGGTTACCATTTATAACTTATTAGGAGTTAAAATTAAACGTGATCCATTCACAGCAGAACTTGATGCATCTGACATCGAAAAAGGAACATATCCTCATTACATGTTAAAAGAAATTGATGAGCAACCATATGTTATTCGACGTATTGTTGAACAATATTTCGAGGATGGAGAAATTAAAATTGATCCAGAAATCGTCAAAGCTGTCAGTGAAGCAGATCGATTATATATTGTGGCTGCTGGGACAAGTATGCATGCTGGTTTCGTAGGAAAGCAAATGTTTGAACAATTAGCGGGGATTCCAACTGAAGTTCATATTTCATCTGAATTTGTTTATAATACGCCAGTTATCAGTCAAAATCCTTTATTCATCTTTATTTCTCAATCAGGAGAAACAGCAGATAGCCGTGCTGTATTAGTTAAAATTAAACAATTAGGATATAAATCATTAACCATTACAAATGTACCGGGATCAACTTTATCTCGTGAAGCAGACCATACTTTATTATTATATGCAGGTCCTGAAATTGCAGTTGCTTCAACAAAAGCATATACCGCTCAAGTAGCCGTTCAAGCGATCTTAGCTGCTCGTGTAGGAGAAAATCATAATTTAGATTTATCACGTGAATTAGCCATTGTTGCAAATGTCATGGAAAGTATTACAGATGATAAAGAGCAATTCGCTGATATTGCAAAAGATTACTTAACAGCTCGTAACTGCTTCTATATTGGTCGTCATGTTGATTACTATGTCGCACTTGAAGCGTCATTAAAATTAAAAGAAATTTCTTATATTCAAACGGAAGGATTCGCAGCAGGAGAATTAAAACACGGAACGATTGCTTTAATTGAAAAAGGGACTCCTGTTATTGCGATTGTCTCTCAAGAGTCTGTTAACTTAAATACACGTTCAAATGTGAAAGAAGTTAAAGCTCGTGGAGCAAATACAGTTGTCATCTCATTAAAATCATTAAGTTCTGAAACTGACCAAATTGTGATTGATGACGTACATCCATTACTAACACCATTAGTAACCGTTGTGCCAACACAATTAATTTCTTATTATGCGGCATTACAACGCGGATTTGATATCGATAAACCACGTAACTTAGCGAAATCTGTAACAGTTGAATAAAATGAATACTCCCCTAATGGGGAGTATTTTTTTGAGTTATAATAGTTGCAAATACATCCTAATGGTGATAGGATAGGTAGGGTATAAAATTTTTGACATGCGGTGAGATCATGAACGAGTCAATTGGTAAATCAATGTCTATTATTTATAGATATCGTCAGATTCTAATTAATCATAAATTGAAGCCTTATGATTTAGGATATGGACAATACATCTTTTTAATAAATATAGAACGTAATTTAGGAATTAGTCAAAAAGAGCTAACTAAATTAGTAATGATTGATAAGGCAACAACAGCAAAAGCTTTAAAAAAGTTAGAGGAAAATGATTATATTTATCGCGTTTGTAATTCAAATGATCGACGATATAATCAATTAT is a window of Turicibacter sanguinis DNA encoding:
- the cdaA gene encoding diadenylate cyclase CdaA; this encodes MINTVEDFTFLNLVLVGLDVYFVWLIIYYVLRLIKSNVRAVQILKGVILIYIIDIISQVFDLYTLNSLIGNVIDWGLLAIIIVFQPEIRSGLEQIGRNSTLNREKNILGDRDIVSILTNSVEFLAKRRIGALIVIERGVKLDEFITPSTIVDGEISQELLTTIFVPTTPLHDGAVMIRDGKLYCAGAYLPSTRREDINKAFGTRHRAAIGISEISDSITLVVSEETGRFSIAYKGELKVYDQVDLFSRDLKQYLS
- the rpsK gene encoding 30S ribosomal protein S11 — protein: MARKQVTRKRRVKKNIATGVAHIHSTFNNTIVTITDPHGNAISWSSAGALGFKGSRKSTPFAAQMASEAAAKAAMDHGMKSVDVTVKGPGPGREAAIRALQAAGLDVTAIKDVTPVPHNGCRPPKHPRG
- the glmM gene encoding phosphoglucosamine mutase → MGKYFGTDGIRGVANTELTPEFALKLGRILGHHLKEKNTRPKVLIGRDTRISGELLESALIAGLVSSGADVLTLGVITTPGVAYLTKNLDVDAGVMISASHNPVQDNGIKIFSHSGYKLSDQEEEEIEALIDSSDELPRPIAGEIGRVEDFQMGSQKYVNFIKGTVGQKLTGLKIVLDCANGASSALAPQLFADLDADIVTVSSNPDGININHNCGSTHPENLAKEVVKHEAHLGFAFDGDCDRLIAVDHNGNIIDGDYIMFIVGRYLNEKGLLKQGTVVSTVMSNLGFYNAVEANGLHSVQTKVGDRYVLEEMLKNDYNFGGEQSGHLIFLDYGTTGDGMLSAVQLAKIIVEKGQSLADLAKEMPKYPQLLKNLRVEDKNAMMTNEAILAVIAEVEAEMNGKGRVLVRPSGTEPLVRVMVEAETEELCESYVERILAIVEKELK
- a CDS encoding CdaR family protein; translation: MKNPFFKKSAKANKNQKPDVDSNEIARQIAIETVKDTEKFFQKISSFFKNIWRFLTTPSLILGILKVNNLDHFYESFLRNEKLTKILALIVAIIVAASTRYAPSVTERYSVDINSYPLVSYYDKERMVIEGLPDTVDVTLIGDKSQVDIAKTKGSFEIYADLTDLPPGTHKVNLAYSKLGDKLDVKIDPSTIVVTIMALTETDKKVQADFVNLDQIDEMYVLSEPQLALDTVKIKGPQTVVDQVASVKAIIDVSDLTKLADYEAPVFAYDKLGNKLDVEIKPDKLSATVQVTSPSKVVPVEAIVTGNAPDGYSVSGLTLTPSEVKLYGEASQLETFEKLQIQVDLYQLDENNELIVKLDKPENIHKMDADTIKVKVTFEETQTKVLEDVSVDFKNLDANYRIKAKTLEDAMLDVTLKGSTTKLNSISSDDIKIYIDLMGYGVGEYEVPITIEAPTGVLVESNKSKVHVIITE
- a CDS encoding DNA-directed RNA polymerase subunit alpha, with amino-acid sequence MLEIEKPRIEVEEYIKDEFYGKFVIEPLKRGYGTTLGNSLRRVLLSSLPGAAVTSISIEGVQHEFTAIDGVVEDVTQIILNLKNLILSIDTEEVKELRIDVAREGAVTAADIECDEEVTIINPELHIATLSATGRLRMTMKARRGNGYVGADDNKKLLESAGEIAIDSIYTPVTRVSYDVEKTRVGQDASYDKLTLEVWTNGSINPQEAISVASKILVEHFSILVNLNEAGQLASFIVEREDEEKNKVLEMPIEELDLSVRSYNCLRRAGINTVEELARHSEEDMMKVRNLGKKSLKEVKDKLDELGLSLGCTK
- a CDS encoding MarR family winged helix-turn-helix transcriptional regulator is translated as MNESIGKSMSIIYRYRQILINHKLKPYDLGYGQYIFLINIERNLGISQKELTKLVMIDKATTAKALKKLEENDYIYRVCNSNDRRYNQLYLTEKAHELMPVIIKVLEEITDELVEGLTDEECEQFSAISDKILCNAISAVEDLRNEK
- the glmS gene encoding glutamine--fructose-6-phosphate transaminase (isomerizing), which codes for MCGIVGYIGGQDVKDILLNGLEKLEYRGYDSAGIAVVNEAGVHIFKDKGRIAHLRTVVDETVLSTVGIGHTRWATHGAPNQRNSHPHQSSTGRFTVVHNGVIENELELRKEYLPNYNFISDTDTEVIVALIEKFVLEKEDVELAIRHVMSILHGSYALGVIDAQNPEVLYAAKNKSPMLIGLGEGFNMIGSDAMAMLQCTNQFVEIEDEEFIKLTREEVTIYNLLGVKIKRDPFTAELDASDIEKGTYPHYMLKEIDEQPYVIRRIVEQYFEDGEIKIDPEIVKAVSEADRLYIVAAGTSMHAGFVGKQMFEQLAGIPTEVHISSEFVYNTPVISQNPLFIFISQSGETADSRAVLVKIKQLGYKSLTITNVPGSTLSREADHTLLLYAGPEIAVASTKAYTAQVAVQAILAARVGENHNLDLSRELAIVANVMESITDDKEQFADIAKDYLTARNCFYIGRHVDYYVALEASLKLKEISYIQTEGFAAGELKHGTIALIEKGTPVIAIVSQESVNLNTRSNVKEVKARGANTVVISLKSLSSETDQIVIDDVHPLLTPLVTVVPTQLISYYAALQRGFDIDKPRNLAKSVTVE
- the rplQ gene encoding 50S ribosomal protein L17, coding for MAYRKLGRLSHQRKAMLRDLSTDLIINERIVTTEARAKELRSVVEKLITLGKRGDLHARRQAAAYVRAEIANDETGATAVQKLFSDIAPRYAERNGGYTRILKVGPRRGDAADMVVIELV